The Desmodus rotundus isolate HL8 chromosome 3, HLdesRot8A.1, whole genome shotgun sequence genome includes a region encoding these proteins:
- the PHF21B gene encoding PHD finger protein 21B isoform X2 yields the protein MRRQPQNGDLKKQLHERQPRIAALGDKQALGSITAVPVTGPQVSSLQRLAGQGAAVLPQVRPKTLIPDSLPVTPGRDRPPKQPPTLQKATVVRVKNPSPALPTANNTVSHVPTPGSQPQALAEPAAVASPLSSTGVAYALVSTAPSHAAAIAPSTAVPAVGDSVKVQPLLISTDNKVILIQPQAQSQPEGTAGSRSPTQEPSQGAQAAKKKQDQPPSQENPEKIAFMVALGLVTTEHLEEIQSKRQERKRRSTANPAYSGLLETERKRLASNYLNSPLFLTARANEDPCWKHETTHDEHCAACKRGTNLQPCGACPGAYHLSCLDPPLKTAPKGVWLCPKCQQKALKKDEGVPWTGMLAIVHSYVTHKTVKEEERQKLLQKGAELRSEHRQLEERDRRLASAVKKCLELKTSLLARQRGTQSSLDRLRALLRLIQGEQMLQVTMTTTSPSPLLAGPWPKPSAAAMHSALQHPQGHN from the exons GCTTTGGGATCCATCACTGCAGTGCCTGTCACGGGTCCTCAGGTCAGCTCCTTGCAGAGGTTGGCCGGGCAAGGAGCGGCAGTGCTACCTCAG GTTAGGCCAAAGACTCTGATTCCAGACAGCCTCCCTGTCACCCCAGGCCGGGACCGGCCACCCAAGCAGCCCCCAACGTTGCAGAAGGCCACCGTGGTCCGCGTCAAgaaccccagcccagccctccccaccgcCAACAACACCGTGAGCCATGTGCCAACGCCCGGCAGCCAGCCGCAGGCCCTGGCCGAGCCGGCCGCCGTCGCCTCTCCTCTGAGCAGCACCGGTGTGGCCTACGCCCTCGTCTCCACCGCCCCCAGCCATGCCGCTGCCATCGCCCCCAGCACCGCCGTGCCCGCAGTCGGCGACAGCGTCAAAGTCCAGCCCCTCCTCATCAGCACTGACAACAAG GTCATCCTCATCCAGCCTCAAGCGCAGTCACAGCCCGAAGGCACAGCGGGTTCTCGGTCACCCACGCAGGAGCCGTCTCAGGGAGCGCAGGCCGCCAAAAAGAAGCAAGACCAGCCCCCGAGCCAGGAGAACCCCGAG aAAATCGCCTTCATGGTAGCGCTAGGCCTGGTCACCACGGAGCACTTGGAAG AGATCCAGAGCAAACGCCAGGAGCGCAAGAGGAGAAGCACAGCCAACCCCGCCTACAGCGGCCTCCTGGAGACGGAG AGGAAGCGGCTGGCGTCCAACTATCTCAACAGCCCCCTGTTTCTCACAGCACGAG CCAATGAGGACCCCTGCTGGAAG CACGAGACCACCCACGATGAGCACTGCGCCGCCTGCAAGCGTGGCACCAACCTGCAGCCCTGCGGCGCCTGCCCGGGGGCCTACCACCTCAGCTGCCTCGACCCGCCCCTCAAGACAGCACCCAAGGGCGTGTGGCTGTGCCCCAAGTGCCAGCAGAAG gccTTAAAGAAGGATGAAGGTGTGCCCTGGACAGGGATGCTGGCCATCGTGCACTCCTACGTCACCCACAAGACAG TCAAAGAAGAGGAGAGGCAGAAGCTGCTGCAGAAGGGCGCCGAGCTGCGGAGCGAGCACCGGCAGCTGGAGGAACGGGACCGGCGCCTGGCCTCGGCCGTGAAG AAATGCCTGGAGCTGAAGACAAGCCTGCTGGCCCGGCAGAGGGGCACCCAGTCATCCTTGGACCGTCTGCGGGCCCTACTGAGACTGATACAGGGTGAACAGATGCTCCAGGTCACCATGACGaccaccagcccctccccactgctggctgggccctggcccaAGCCCTCAGCAGCAGCCATGCACTCTGCCCTCCAGCACCCCCAGGGACACAACTGA
- the PHF21B gene encoding PHD finger protein 21B isoform X1, with protein MELQSRPEALAVELARHQNGDLKKQLHERQPRIAALGDKQALGSITAVPVTGPQVSSLQRLAGQGAAVLPQVRPKTLIPDSLPVTPGRDRPPKQPPTLQKATVVRVKNPSPALPTANNTVSHVPTPGSQPQALAEPAAVASPLSSTGVAYALVSTAPSHAAAIAPSTAVPAVGDSVKVQPLLISTDNKVILIQPQAQSQPEGTAGSRSPTQEPSQGAQAAKKKQDQPPSQENPEKIAFMVALGLVTTEHLEEIQSKRQERKRRSTANPAYSGLLETERKRLASNYLNSPLFLTARANEDPCWKHETTHDEHCAACKRGTNLQPCGACPGAYHLSCLDPPLKTAPKGVWLCPKCQQKALKKDEGVPWTGMLAIVHSYVTHKTVKEEERQKLLQKGAELRSEHRQLEERDRRLASAVKKCLELKTSLLARQRGTQSSLDRLRALLRLIQGEQMLQVTMTTTSPSPLLAGPWPKPSAAAMHSALQHPQGHN; from the exons GCTTTGGGATCCATCACTGCAGTGCCTGTCACGGGTCCTCAGGTCAGCTCCTTGCAGAGGTTGGCCGGGCAAGGAGCGGCAGTGCTACCTCAG GTTAGGCCAAAGACTCTGATTCCAGACAGCCTCCCTGTCACCCCAGGCCGGGACCGGCCACCCAAGCAGCCCCCAACGTTGCAGAAGGCCACCGTGGTCCGCGTCAAgaaccccagcccagccctccccaccgcCAACAACACCGTGAGCCATGTGCCAACGCCCGGCAGCCAGCCGCAGGCCCTGGCCGAGCCGGCCGCCGTCGCCTCTCCTCTGAGCAGCACCGGTGTGGCCTACGCCCTCGTCTCCACCGCCCCCAGCCATGCCGCTGCCATCGCCCCCAGCACCGCCGTGCCCGCAGTCGGCGACAGCGTCAAAGTCCAGCCCCTCCTCATCAGCACTGACAACAAG GTCATCCTCATCCAGCCTCAAGCGCAGTCACAGCCCGAAGGCACAGCGGGTTCTCGGTCACCCACGCAGGAGCCGTCTCAGGGAGCGCAGGCCGCCAAAAAGAAGCAAGACCAGCCCCCGAGCCAGGAGAACCCCGAG aAAATCGCCTTCATGGTAGCGCTAGGCCTGGTCACCACGGAGCACTTGGAAG AGATCCAGAGCAAACGCCAGGAGCGCAAGAGGAGAAGCACAGCCAACCCCGCCTACAGCGGCCTCCTGGAGACGGAG AGGAAGCGGCTGGCGTCCAACTATCTCAACAGCCCCCTGTTTCTCACAGCACGAG CCAATGAGGACCCCTGCTGGAAG CACGAGACCACCCACGATGAGCACTGCGCCGCCTGCAAGCGTGGCACCAACCTGCAGCCCTGCGGCGCCTGCCCGGGGGCCTACCACCTCAGCTGCCTCGACCCGCCCCTCAAGACAGCACCCAAGGGCGTGTGGCTGTGCCCCAAGTGCCAGCAGAAG gccTTAAAGAAGGATGAAGGTGTGCCCTGGACAGGGATGCTGGCCATCGTGCACTCCTACGTCACCCACAAGACAG TCAAAGAAGAGGAGAGGCAGAAGCTGCTGCAGAAGGGCGCCGAGCTGCGGAGCGAGCACCGGCAGCTGGAGGAACGGGACCGGCGCCTGGCCTCGGCCGTGAAG AAATGCCTGGAGCTGAAGACAAGCCTGCTGGCCCGGCAGAGGGGCACCCAGTCATCCTTGGACCGTCTGCGGGCCCTACTGAGACTGATACAGGGTGAACAGATGCTCCAGGTCACCATGACGaccaccagcccctccccactgctggctgggccctggcccaAGCCCTCAGCAGCAGCCATGCACTCTGCCCTCCAGCACCCCCAGGGACACAACTGA